The following proteins are co-located in the Roseiconus lacunae genome:
- a CDS encoding Sua5/YciO/YrdC/YwlC family protein, with protein MTKVFDLRQTDDPRDFIHRTVQALTEGQVVALPTDTTYGLAAHALHEDAVERIAQLRGIEGAPLAISVRSRQAAEDFFCEPSPVARRLCHRCWPGPLTVVTPCDHEHSALGQLPPKVRKLIVGDQQTVGFRVVDHRVLETIHRFVAAPLVLTGAHRLDCTDKGGYPNFESQGVLEQFGSDIPLLLDDGPTRYGGVSTVARVIGSHWEILREGVIERAAMNQFVKPVIVLVCTGNTCRSPMAETLLRELLRQKLGREDAVRVLSAGVAASVGACAAPQGIEVMGERNLDLTGHASQPLGDEIMNVADLVLTMTRNHRAAILAAWPEMHDRVFTLRHDGGDIADPVGMPVDAYRQCADQMENELTVWLDKLGDDFFPKAADSSHPTESSGGDKESA; from the coding sequence ATGACCAAAGTCTTCGATCTTCGTCAAACCGACGATCCCCGTGATTTTATCCATCGGACGGTTCAGGCCCTGACCGAGGGGCAGGTGGTTGCCTTGCCCACCGACACGACCTACGGGTTGGCAGCCCACGCGCTTCACGAAGACGCGGTCGAGCGAATTGCCCAATTAAGGGGAATCGAAGGGGCTCCGTTGGCGATCTCTGTCCGAAGTCGCCAAGCCGCCGAAGATTTTTTTTGTGAACCTTCGCCCGTCGCGAGGCGCCTTTGTCACCGGTGTTGGCCGGGGCCATTGACCGTCGTGACGCCGTGTGATCACGAGCATTCGGCGCTCGGTCAGTTGCCCCCGAAGGTTCGCAAGCTAATTGTTGGGGATCAACAGACGGTGGGATTCCGCGTCGTCGACCACCGGGTGCTCGAAACGATTCATCGATTCGTCGCCGCACCGCTGGTTTTGACGGGGGCTCATCGGTTGGACTGCACCGATAAGGGGGGATATCCCAACTTTGAGTCCCAGGGGGTGTTGGAACAGTTCGGGAGTGACATTCCACTGCTGCTCGACGACGGTCCGACCCGCTATGGTGGAGTGTCGACGGTGGCTCGCGTGATCGGGAGTCATTGGGAAATATTGCGAGAAGGCGTCATCGAACGAGCCGCTATGAATCAGTTTGTCAAACCGGTTATTGTATTAGTCTGCACGGGAAACACCTGTCGAAGCCCGATGGCGGAAACGTTGCTGCGCGAATTGTTGCGTCAAAAGCTTGGCCGCGAGGACGCGGTTCGGGTGTTGTCGGCCGGAGTTGCCGCTTCGGTCGGAGCTTGTGCGGCACCGCAAGGCATCGAGGTGATGGGCGAGCGGAATCTCGATTTGACCGGCCATGCCAGTCAACCGCTTGGGGATGAAATCATGAACGTTGCCGATCTGGTGCTGACGATGACCCGTAATCATCGCGCCGCAATCTTGGCCGCGTGGCCGGAGATGCACGATCGCGTGTTTACGCTGCGTCATGACGGCGGCGATATCGCCGACCCGGTCGGGATGCCCGTCGATGCATACCGCCAATGTGCCGATCAAATGGAAAACGAGTTGACCGTGTGGCTGGACAAATTGGGAGACGACTTCTTTCCCAAGGCAGCCGACTCGAGCCATCCAACCGAATCCTCTGGCGGGGATAAGGAGTCTGCGTGA
- a CDS encoding NHL repeat-containing protein → MQPFVSSDHDHRLNRRGAVRRCAVSLLAGAAVMSVPGCVSRSRSETPQLVWGRRGQSNGRFLTPRAITIDRQDQLYIVDKTGRIQVFDPDGRWIRDWRTPDITNGKPTGMTIKPGASPDEDLLLVADTHYYRMLVYTLRGERRPELEIGGTSGFGPGEFAFLTDVAVDKAGCIYIGEYGDADRIQKFDPDGRFMLSWGATGREPEQFLRPQGLHIENNLMWIADSGNHRIQRFDLSGERPELIDIWGGSGKQPGKLFYPYGVDTLGDGEAVVCEYGNARIQRFDARGNSLATWGSPGLEPGQLFDPWGLVVDSRRRIHVLDSNNHRVQRAAVPT, encoded by the coding sequence ATGCAACCGTTCGTCTCGTCCGATCACGATCACCGCTTGAACCGTCGCGGCGCCGTCAGACGCTGTGCCGTTAGCCTGTTGGCCGGTGCGGCCGTGATGTCGGTCCCCGGGTGTGTCAGCCGGTCTCGGTCCGAAACGCCCCAATTGGTCTGGGGCCGCCGTGGCCAAAGCAACGGCCGCTTCCTCACACCGCGTGCGATCACGATCGATCGCCAAGACCAACTCTATATCGTCGACAAAACGGGTCGAATCCAAGTCTTCGACCCCGACGGCCGATGGATTCGAGACTGGCGAACTCCTGACATCACCAATGGCAAACCGACCGGGATGACCATCAAACCCGGCGCGTCACCCGATGAAGACTTGCTGCTGGTCGCCGATACGCACTACTACCGAATGTTGGTCTACACGTTGCGTGGCGAGCGACGTCCAGAACTGGAGATAGGAGGCACGAGCGGCTTTGGCCCCGGCGAGTTTGCCTTTTTGACCGACGTCGCCGTTGATAAAGCAGGCTGCATTTATATCGGCGAGTACGGCGACGCGGATCGAATCCAGAAGTTCGATCCCGATGGCCGGTTCATGCTTTCCTGGGGAGCGACGGGGCGCGAACCGGAACAGTTCCTGAGGCCCCAGGGTCTTCACATTGAAAACAACCTGATGTGGATCGCTGACTCGGGAAACCATCGCATCCAGCGGTTCGATCTCAGCGGCGAACGACCAGAACTGATCGACATTTGGGGCGGTTCCGGTAAACAGCCTGGGAAGCTGTTCTATCCTTACGGCGTCGATACCCTTGGCGATGGTGAAGCTGTCGTGTGTGAATACGGCAACGCCCGCATTCAACGGTTTGACGCTCGTGGAAACTCGCTTGCCACCTGGGGCTCGCCAGGCCTCGAACCAGGACAACTTTTTGATCCATGGGGACTGGTCGTCGATTCACGTCGCCGAATTCATGTTCTTGACAGTAACAACCATCGCGTTCAGCGCGCCGCGGTCCCAACGTAA
- a CDS encoding PTS sugar transporter subunit IIA, whose product MKRLIDAISRGSCLLNVDANSMADIVRTGIDYLVQSGRLPENQSQIVLDGIIERERQFPTAIGHACAIPHYYDDRINDPAVVFIRLKHAVNMGAPDGIATRYVFLMVGPTSHASDHLDTLSSIARMMSDNVCHFELTYSSTPQEVLDAIERHLTRTVLAKPAKPREVTEGLKTSPRLFSGLKADFVRRLKHYKSDFIDGLRAKSIASIVFMYFACVAPAVTFGGLMGSETDGLIGAGPMLLSTAVCGVLYSLLAGGPLIILGGIGPLLIFTIILYQLCQDMNLTEHFLGVYGWVGIWTSVLTVVLAVTNASNLMRYFTRFTDEIFSALMSMIFIYKAIEALVAGFRTASVEGLTNEKPLLAIVLAVGTFYIAMTLADFRRSKYLFTWMREFLADFGPSIALGAMVGAAWWLGSAATLDTLEVSATASERSGMFVDLWGVPLWVKVAAIGPAVLAAVLVFLSQNITARLVNSPQNKLGKGESYHLDLLVVGLLIGMCSLFGWPWMVAATVRSLAHVRALSDTEEVVGNKGESREQIIHVQENRVTGLVIHLLIGGSLLALPLLEYVPMAALYGIFLYMGFVSLRNIQFVERLGWLFMDSSLYPVNHYTRRVPTRTIHLFTLVQFVCLAVLCVVNVFPSQPVRILFPIFIALLVPVRALLSRFFDSDHLAHLDADEAPDEEELHWC is encoded by the coding sequence ATGAAACGATTGATCGATGCGATTTCACGAGGCAGTTGCTTGCTGAACGTTGACGCCAATTCGATGGCTGATATCGTTCGCACCGGCATTGATTATCTGGTTCAAAGCGGGCGGTTGCCCGAAAACCAAAGCCAGATCGTTCTTGATGGAATCATCGAACGTGAGCGTCAGTTTCCCACCGCCATCGGTCATGCGTGTGCGATTCCGCATTACTATGACGATCGCATCAACGACCCGGCAGTTGTCTTCATTCGTTTGAAGCATGCGGTCAATATGGGCGCACCTGATGGCATCGCGACCCGCTATGTCTTTTTGATGGTCGGCCCAACCTCGCACGCTTCCGATCACCTCGACACGCTTTCTTCGATCGCTCGGATGATGAGCGACAACGTGTGTCATTTCGAGTTGACGTATTCGAGCACTCCGCAAGAAGTCCTCGACGCGATCGAGCGGCACTTGACGCGAACGGTGTTAGCCAAACCTGCCAAACCGCGTGAAGTCACCGAGGGATTGAAAACTTCGCCGCGGCTATTCTCCGGATTGAAGGCCGATTTCGTCCGGCGTTTGAAGCACTACAAGTCAGATTTCATCGATGGACTGCGGGCTAAAAGTATCGCATCGATCGTCTTCATGTACTTCGCGTGCGTCGCGCCGGCGGTCACGTTCGGCGGTCTCATGGGCAGCGAAACGGATGGCTTAATCGGGGCCGGACCGATGTTGCTTTCGACGGCGGTTTGCGGAGTCTTGTATTCGTTATTGGCCGGCGGCCCGCTGATCATCTTAGGAGGCATCGGCCCGCTGTTGATCTTTACGATTATTCTTTACCAGTTGTGCCAGGACATGAATTTGACCGAGCACTTCTTGGGGGTTTATGGTTGGGTCGGGATTTGGACGAGCGTGTTAACGGTGGTACTGGCGGTGACCAACGCCAGTAACTTGATGCGTTACTTCACGCGTTTCACCGATGAAATCTTCTCGGCGCTGATGTCGATGATCTTCATCTATAAGGCGATCGAGGCGCTGGTCGCCGGGTTCCGGACGGCGAGTGTCGAAGGGTTGACCAACGAAAAACCCCTGCTCGCGATTGTGTTGGCCGTCGGGACGTTCTACATCGCGATGACGCTCGCCGATTTTCGCCGCAGTAAGTACCTCTTCACATGGATGCGAGAGTTTCTCGCCGACTTTGGTCCATCGATCGCGCTTGGTGCGATGGTGGGCGCCGCTTGGTGGCTCGGTAGCGCCGCAACACTCGACACGCTGGAAGTTTCCGCGACAGCCAGCGAACGCAGCGGCATGTTCGTTGATTTATGGGGCGTGCCGTTGTGGGTGAAGGTTGCCGCGATCGGGCCGGCGGTCCTAGCGGCCGTCTTGGTATTCCTTTCGCAGAACATCACCGCACGTTTGGTCAACAGTCCACAGAATAAGCTCGGGAAAGGCGAGTCCTACCACTTGGATCTGTTGGTGGTCGGGCTATTGATCGGGATGTGTTCGCTGTTCGGTTGGCCGTGGATGGTCGCTGCAACGGTGCGTTCGTTGGCCCACGTGCGGGCGTTGTCTGATACCGAAGAAGTCGTCGGTAACAAAGGCGAAAGCCGAGAGCAGATCATTCATGTGCAAGAGAATCGTGTGACCGGGTTGGTCATTCATTTGTTGATCGGAGGGTCGCTGCTGGCGCTGCCGCTGTTGGAGTATGTCCCGATGGCGGCACTCTACGGCATTTTCTTGTACATGGGTTTTGTGTCGCTTCGTAACATTCAATTCGTCGAGCGACTCGGTTGGTTGTTCATGGATTCATCGCTTTATCCGGTCAATCACTACACCCGACGCGTGCCGACGCGCACGATTCATCTATTCACGCTGGTGCAATTTGTTTGTTTAGCGGTGCTTTGCGTGGTCAATGTGTTTCCCAGTCAGCCGGTCCGGATTCTGTTCCCGATCTTCATCGCGTTGCTGGTGCCGGTGCGGGCTTTATTGTCACGTTTTTTTGACAGCGACCACTTGGCGCATCTCGATGCCGATGAGGCACCCGACGAAGAAGAATTGCATTGGTGTTGA
- a CDS encoding FAD-dependent oxidoreductase, with product MQRQLFHFPARIQSVIRTGVTLLMLGTLSVNADAETYRADVVIYGGTSAAVTAAVQVKRSGFSALVVCPDTHLGGLSSGGLGWTDTGKKEVIGGLAREFYQRVFSKYQQPENWNWQTKESYGNRGQGNKAIDGENRTQWIFEPHIAEQVFDEFVREFDVPVYRDQWLDRDRGVVLDGGRIQSIRMLSGDVFEGSVFLDVTYEGDLMAAAGVPYHVGRESQDHYGENWAGVQIGVNHHAHHFADLPPISPYVDPDDPSSGVLPRISSEPPGEKGSADDRVQAYCFRMCLTDHPDNRVPFEKPDGYDPAEFELLARIYQAGWRDTFRKFDPIPNRKTDTNNHGPMSTDNIGFNYDYPEASYERRKEIIAEHERYQKGWLYFHVSDRRVPESIREEMSRWGLAADEFTDNGHWPHQIYVREARRLIGKFVMTENELQKRRPTPKSVGMGSYSIDSHNTQRYVTPEGHVQNEGDIGVSTYGPYEISYDSLVPNKKDCRNLLVPVCVSSSHIAFGSIRMEPVFMILGQSAATAAVMAIEDDLAVQDISYDALKTRLLADGQVLHAANETQGARVWFPKDFAGTVLDNSDAKLVGHWQHSAANRPHFLTGYLHDGKSGDGSRSASFSTELSSGKYDVQVAYPPNNNRASNVPVKIQHAGGTTSVSLDQRKTPAIEKAFSSLGVFQFDQRQPAMVTISNEGTNGYVIVDAIRFVPVED from the coding sequence ATGCAAAGACAACTCTTTCACTTCCCCGCCCGGATTCAATCCGTGATCAGGACGGGGGTCACGCTATTGATGCTCGGGACGCTTTCCGTAAATGCAGACGCCGAGACCTATCGCGCCGACGTGGTGATCTACGGCGGCACGTCCGCCGCGGTGACGGCTGCGGTTCAAGTGAAACGCTCAGGATTCAGCGCATTGGTCGTTTGTCCGGACACGCATCTTGGGGGGCTATCCAGCGGCGGTTTGGGGTGGACGGATACCGGCAAGAAAGAAGTCATCGGTGGCCTGGCGCGGGAGTTTTATCAACGGGTCTTTTCGAAGTACCAGCAGCCAGAAAACTGGAATTGGCAAACGAAGGAAAGCTACGGCAATCGTGGTCAAGGCAACAAAGCGATCGATGGCGAAAACCGCACGCAATGGATCTTCGAGCCGCACATCGCGGAGCAAGTATTCGATGAGTTCGTTCGCGAATTCGACGTGCCGGTCTACCGAGATCAATGGCTTGATCGCGATCGAGGCGTCGTCTTGGATGGCGGGCGGATTCAATCGATCCGTATGTTGAGTGGAGATGTCTTCGAGGGAAGCGTGTTTTTAGATGTCACCTACGAAGGCGATTTGATGGCCGCCGCCGGTGTGCCTTACCACGTCGGTCGCGAGTCTCAAGATCACTACGGCGAGAACTGGGCGGGGGTACAAATCGGCGTCAATCATCACGCCCATCATTTTGCCGACCTGCCTCCGATCAGCCCCTATGTCGATCCGGACGATCCTAGCAGCGGTGTATTACCGCGCATCAGCTCCGAGCCTCCGGGCGAAAAGGGATCGGCCGATGATCGAGTTCAAGCGTACTGCTTTCGCATGTGCTTGACCGATCATCCCGATAATCGTGTCCCCTTCGAAAAGCCTGACGGTTATGACCCGGCCGAGTTCGAACTATTGGCGCGGATCTATCAAGCCGGTTGGCGCGATACGTTTCGCAAGTTCGATCCGATTCCCAATCGGAAGACCGATACCAACAACCATGGGCCGATGAGCACCGACAACATCGGCTTCAATTACGACTATCCGGAAGCCAGCTACGAACGGCGAAAGGAAATTATCGCGGAACATGAGCGGTACCAAAAAGGTTGGCTGTACTTTCATGTCAGCGATCGACGTGTGCCGGAGTCGATTCGTGAAGAGATGTCACGATGGGGTTTGGCGGCCGACGAATTCACTGATAACGGCCATTGGCCGCATCAAATCTATGTTCGCGAAGCACGGCGATTGATCGGCAAGTTCGTGATGACGGAAAACGAGCTTCAGAAACGGCGTCCGACGCCCAAGTCGGTGGGCATGGGGTCTTATTCGATCGATTCGCACAACACTCAACGCTATGTCACCCCCGAAGGACACGTGCAAAACGAAGGCGATATCGGGGTGTCGACTTACGGACCCTATGAAATTTCCTATGACAGTTTGGTGCCTAACAAGAAGGACTGCCGCAATTTGTTGGTTCCCGTTTGCGTGTCGAGTTCGCACATCGCTTTCGGGTCAATTCGGATGGAACCGGTCTTCATGATCCTGGGACAAAGCGCGGCGACCGCGGCCGTGATGGCGATCGAAGATGACCTGGCCGTCCAAGATATTTCCTATGATGCGCTGAAAACAAGATTGTTAGCCGACGGACAGGTCCTGCACGCGGCCAACGAAACTCAGGGGGCGCGTGTTTGGTTTCCGAAAGATTTCGCCGGAACTGTTCTCGATAATAGCGACGCGAAACTTGTCGGCCATTGGCAACACAGTGCGGCCAATCGACCGCACTTCTTAACCGGTTACCTGCACGATGGCAAAAGTGGCGACGGAAGCCGATCGGCATCCTTTTCGACTGAGCTTTCGTCCGGAAAGTATGACGTGCAGGTTGCTTATCCCCCCAACAATAACCGCGCATCGAACGTGCCTGTCAAGATTCAGCATGCTGGCGGAACAACGTCGGTCTCACTCGATCAACGCAAAACACCGGCGATCGAAAAGGCGTTTTCGTCGCTCGGAGTCTTTCAATTTGATCAACGTCAACCGGCGATGGTGACGATCAGCAACGAGGGCACCAATGGCTACGTGATCGTGGATGCGATTCGGTTTGTTCCGGTGGAAGATTAG
- the tilS gene encoding tRNA lysidine(34) synthetase TilS: MPDATPRINDTTPSDPGGSLATEQWEQLLVQLEGRFPASRYADLGIVVGCSGGADSVALLRALMELRQRSNHQPAGFVVAAHFNHRLRGAASDADQAFVKQLAGQLGVAFDAGLGSGRRSDEQHARQERYRFFNDVMRRRGARYLLLGHHLEDNVETVLFRLMRGTGPTGLTGIAPFRELASSDDARDFVIVRPLLGTRRSLIREALQAKNYPWREDQSNQQSEYRRNWIRNELLPMMTGTFAEAIPSIGRAIEGQRGWGKVIEILVGRWIDVVVVSHAPLVVHRLDRLARQSEPIDPLLLDSSIVVESLRKSWQRSGFPLGMMNQTQWRRLLDLLYGEGPDRIHLPGEIEAVRSENVIRFRRPDSAASSG, from the coding sequence ATGCCGGATGCAACGCCAAGAATCAACGACACAACACCCAGCGATCCGGGCGGCTCGCTGGCAACGGAGCAATGGGAGCAGCTTCTGGTACAACTGGAAGGGCGGTTCCCAGCTTCCCGGTACGCCGATCTGGGCATCGTTGTTGGTTGTAGCGGCGGGGCGGATAGTGTCGCTTTGCTGCGGGCCCTCATGGAACTCAGGCAACGATCGAACCATCAACCCGCAGGTTTTGTGGTCGCTGCACATTTCAATCATCGGCTTCGAGGGGCGGCGAGCGATGCCGACCAGGCCTTTGTGAAGCAACTTGCGGGGCAACTGGGGGTCGCGTTTGATGCCGGCTTGGGAAGCGGCCGCCGGTCTGATGAACAGCACGCCAGGCAAGAGCGTTACCGATTCTTCAACGACGTGATGCGGCGCCGCGGGGCGAGGTATCTGCTGCTTGGCCATCACTTAGAAGACAACGTCGAAACGGTATTGTTCCGTTTGATGAGAGGCACGGGGCCGACGGGGCTGACCGGCATCGCCCCGTTTCGCGAACTGGCTTCGTCCGACGATGCCCGAGATTTCGTTATCGTCCGGCCGCTACTCGGAACCCGAAGATCGCTAATCCGGGAAGCTCTTCAGGCGAAAAATTATCCTTGGCGGGAGGATCAATCCAACCAGCAATCCGAGTACCGAAGGAATTGGATCCGGAACGAATTACTGCCCATGATGACGGGGACGTTTGCTGAGGCGATCCCATCGATCGGCCGAGCGATCGAAGGGCAGCGCGGATGGGGCAAGGTCATCGAAATATTGGTCGGGCGTTGGATCGACGTTGTCGTCGTTTCACATGCCCCGTTGGTGGTCCACCGGCTCGACCGACTCGCGCGGCAATCAGAGCCGATCGACCCGCTACTGTTGGACTCGTCAATCGTCGTTGAGTCATTGCGGAAGAGTTGGCAGCGGTCTGGTTTTCCACTCGGCATGATGAATCAAACGCAGTGGCGGCGATTGTTGGACCTGCTATACGGCGAGGGCCCCGATCGAATTCATCTGCCAGGGGAGATCGAGGCGGTTCGCAGTGAAAACGTCATTCGTTTTCGTCGACCCGACTCCGCGGCGTCGAGTGGTTAG
- the rny gene encoding ribonuclease Y translates to MALFFEPPLASSLDENFFVYSLAGVLAGAVLMMGYQRWKYTVYKIKLAERADEILNEANRQAESMKSQIVLEAKEEALEIKSKGETEIADARRSQLAREEKLDRRSEQLDVQEADLRKHQRGLENAQQRLDSGLKMLSSKREELNKLEEQQKRLLEAISGLTRSEAKEELLSALKEELEHERGKVLLKQKKEINEAAKEQSRQMLLTAMQRYSSAFTADSTTSTVDVPTDDMKGRIIGREGRNIRAFEKATGIDVIIDDTPGVVIVSGFDPVRREIARRSLTSLIADGRIHPSKIEEVVEETRREINELIMQKGREAADEVNVPGLHDRVIELLGRLYFRTSYSQNVLRHSIEVAFLSGMIAEMLGMNGDVARRCGLLHDIGKAADHELEGGHPKIGADILRRNGESAEVVHAAFGHHDEIVIEHPYTVIVATADACSASRPGARRESLERYIKRMEELEAIAQRFDGVREAYAISAGRELRVIVDSTSTNDEQAAVICHEIAKAFERELMYPGEIKVTVLRESSFTEIAK, encoded by the coding sequence ATGGCACTTTTCTTTGAGCCGCCGCTCGCTTCCTCACTGGACGAGAACTTCTTCGTCTATTCCCTCGCCGGTGTCCTGGCCGGCGCGGTTCTGATGATGGGGTACCAGCGTTGGAAATACACCGTTTACAAGATCAAATTAGCGGAGCGAGCCGACGAGATCCTAAACGAAGCCAATCGCCAAGCCGAATCGATGAAATCTCAGATCGTGCTCGAAGCGAAAGAAGAGGCTTTGGAGATCAAGTCCAAGGGCGAAACAGAAATCGCCGACGCTCGCCGCAGCCAACTCGCCCGCGAAGAAAAACTTGACCGCCGCAGCGAGCAGCTCGACGTGCAAGAAGCGGACTTACGAAAACATCAACGTGGGTTGGAAAATGCCCAGCAACGGCTCGACTCGGGTCTCAAGATGCTTTCCAGCAAGCGAGAGGAACTCAACAAGCTCGAAGAGCAACAAAAGCGATTGCTCGAGGCGATCTCCGGACTGACACGCAGTGAAGCGAAGGAAGAATTGCTCAGCGCACTCAAGGAAGAACTTGAGCACGAACGTGGCAAGGTCTTGCTGAAACAGAAAAAGGAAATCAACGAAGCGGCAAAAGAGCAAAGCCGTCAAATGCTGTTGACTGCCATGCAGCGTTATTCGTCAGCGTTCACCGCCGATTCAACCACCAGCACCGTTGATGTCCCGACCGACGACATGAAAGGTCGTATCATCGGTCGCGAAGGACGCAATATTCGCGCCTTTGAAAAGGCAACCGGGATCGACGTGATCATCGACGATACCCCGGGCGTGGTGATCGTCAGTGGTTTTGATCCCGTCCGTCGCGAAATCGCTCGCCGTTCGCTGACCAGCCTGATCGCGGACGGTCGAATCCATCCGTCGAAAATCGAAGAAGTCGTTGAAGAAACGCGTCGCGAGATCAACGAATTGATCATGCAAAAGGGACGCGAAGCGGCCGACGAAGTCAACGTCCCCGGCTTACACGATCGTGTCATTGAATTGTTGGGACGACTCTACTTTCGGACGTCGTACAGCCAAAACGTGTTGCGGCACAGTATCGAAGTGGCATTTCTGTCCGGTATGATCGCCGAAATGTTGGGAATGAATGGCGATGTCGCCCGCCGTTGTGGGCTGTTGCACGACATTGGAAAAGCCGCCGATCACGAACTCGAAGGTGGTCACCCAAAAATCGGTGCCGACATCCTGCGTCGAAACGGCGAATCAGCCGAAGTCGTCCACGCCGCTTTCGGGCATCACGATGAAATTGTGATCGAGCACCCCTACACCGTCATCGTTGCCACTGCCGACGCCTGCAGTGCCTCCCGCCCGGGGGCTCGACGCGAATCGCTCGAACGTTACATCAAACGAATGGAAGAACTCGAAGCGATCGCCCAACGGTTCGATGGCGTCCGGGAAGCCTACGCGATCAGCGCGGGACGCGAACTTCGTGTGATCGTCGACAGCACGTCAACCAACGACGAACAAGCCGCGGTGATCTGCCATGAAATCGCCAAGGCTTTTGAGCGCGAATTGATGTACCCCGGCGAAATAAAGGTCACCGTGCTGCGGGAAAGCTCCTTCACCGAAATCGCGAAATAG
- a CDS encoding DUF5989 family protein: protein MAKREQKSQLGDQTGHRTGQSGAERTTTSTELSQQPSGGDAEQTFYAQADTSDPGLVREFIWFLRYNKKWWLLPIVVVLLLLVALAFVTTSPAAPFIYTLF from the coding sequence ATGGCGAAGCGAGAACAAAAGTCGCAACTCGGTGATCAGACAGGCCACCGAACTGGTCAGTCCGGCGCTGAGCGGACAACAACCAGCACGGAACTGTCTCAGCAGCCGTCCGGCGGTGACGCCGAGCAAACGTTTTACGCCCAAGCGGACACCAGTGACCCGGGCTTGGTCCGCGAGTTCATCTGGTTCTTGCGCTACAATAAGAAGTGGTGGTTGCTACCAATTGTGGTGGTCTTGCTGCTTCTGGTCGCACTCGCATTCGTAACAACCTCGCCGGCGGCTCCCTTCATCTACACGCTGTTTTGA